One segment of Marvinbryantia formatexigens DSM 14469 DNA contains the following:
- a CDS encoding glycoside hydrolase family 2 TIM barrel-domain containing protein, with protein sequence MMLFNDGWEFSRQPLHTTFSEMKEREQMFSPVGLPHDWLIYDTNHLYEDGTGWYRKRFVLEKKEQELVFLRFDGIYMDSRVYVNGHLAGEWKYGYSAFELDITPFLEDGENEIRVSVDFQAPNSRWYSGAGIYRNVWLKQVPREHLVSDGIYFHAEPVKAAPENDWNIDLEVETTGCDLTVTADLLAEDGTLLPVRQGTGNAGEKEGQQGTWSIQPKEGQTGVWVHSIRLLAERPKLWDVESPNLYTLRVRLFKDGVLLQTEEQRVGFRAIAYLPDGGFFLNGRHIKLNGVCEHHDLGCLGSAFHEQAMRRKFEIIKNMGANAVRFAHNMPAAEAMDLADEMGLLVISEAFDMWESAKTPYDYARFFQQWYQRDVASWIRRDRNHPSVIMWCVGNEIHDTHAGEKGRLWMERLMAEVEKHDAKHNAPPTLASNYMPWENTQKCADVIKLIGYNYGEKYYDSHHAQHPDWIIYGSETSSVVQSRGIYHFPYKQSVLADDDEQCSALGNSTTSWGAKSAEACVIAERDRPYSCGQFLWSGFDYIGEPTPYHTRNSYFGQIDTAGFPKDPYYLYQAEWNDLRKKTVLHLFPYWDFNEGQLVDVRAYTNAPEVELFLNGKSCGVCRIDHAHGTTLSGNWQVPYEKGEIRAIARDENGNVLAEDARHSFGEAAHIMLTPEQETLRADGHDLLFLQISMTDADGYPVENANNRVQVTVTGAGALAGCDNGDSTETDGYKTGSRRLFGGKLLAVIKAGTQAGELCVTVSSPGLPEAHLTLQVRESAAVRGSSPEAYLAEMPVRKAAENSLPADADATSFRNALPADAGATPSEVPSAGEAAAKMTGERDGSEEQKNTEIPVRNIRLMSSAGNHLSEEVPETTVTAQLCPDNADDKEVIWRIVDDAGIPSPLAELQADGRTAHVRAKSDGCFRLRCMSRCGTEKVRIISQMEFTVTGLGKAFLDPYSFVSGGLYNYSRGDVGNGNEHGVATARDGETQVGFRELDFGPDGSDEICLPIFALTDEPYEIKIYEGMPGEPGAELIADVIYQKPSIWNTYQEETYRLNKWLRGITGICFVLQKKIHLKGFSFVKKNRAFEKLAAVQCDAIYGDSFRIADGVVREIGNNVTLEFGGLDFGQEGAARITICGSTPHEKNTIVLRFASEAGEETRMLEFMRGEPVQTFSFERICGRQTVRFVFLPGSCFDFDWIQFERES encoded by the coding sequence ATGATGCTGTTTAATGACGGATGGGAATTTAGCAGACAGCCTCTGCATACGACATTTTCTGAAATGAAGGAGCGGGAGCAGATGTTTTCGCCGGTCGGGCTGCCGCATGACTGGCTGATTTATGACACCAATCATCTTTATGAGGACGGCACCGGCTGGTACCGGAAGCGTTTTGTTCTGGAAAAAAAGGAGCAGGAGTTGGTGTTTCTGCGTTTTGACGGCATTTATATGGACAGCCGGGTGTATGTAAACGGGCATCTGGCGGGGGAATGGAAGTACGGCTATTCCGCGTTTGAGCTGGATATCACGCCGTTTCTGGAAGACGGGGAGAATGAAATCCGGGTTTCTGTGGATTTCCAGGCGCCCAACAGCCGCTGGTATTCCGGCGCGGGGATTTACCGGAATGTGTGGCTGAAGCAGGTGCCCAGGGAGCACCTCGTATCAGACGGTATCTATTTTCACGCGGAGCCGGTGAAAGCGGCGCCGGAGAATGATTGGAATATTGATCTGGAGGTGGAGACCACCGGATGCGATCTGACTGTGACGGCGGATCTTCTGGCGGAGGATGGCACTTTGCTGCCGGTGCGGCAGGGCACAGGAAATGCCGGAGAAAAAGAAGGGCAGCAGGGCACATGGAGCATTCAGCCGAAGGAGGGACAGACTGGGGTCTGGGTTCACAGCATCCGCCTGCTGGCGGAGCGACCAAAGCTCTGGGATGTCGAAAGTCCGAATCTCTACACTTTGCGCGTGCGCCTGTTTAAGGATGGTGTGCTTCTGCAGACGGAAGAGCAGCGGGTAGGCTTCCGCGCCATCGCTTATCTGCCGGACGGGGGATTTTTCCTGAACGGCAGGCACATAAAACTGAACGGCGTCTGCGAGCATCACGACCTCGGCTGTCTGGGAAGCGCTTTTCATGAGCAGGCGATGCGCCGGAAATTTGAAATCATCAAAAACATGGGCGCGAACGCTGTGCGCTTTGCGCACAACATGCCGGCGGCAGAGGCGATGGACCTGGCGGACGAAATGGGGCTTCTGGTAATCTCGGAGGCATTTGATATGTGGGAATCCGCCAAAACGCCGTATGACTATGCGCGCTTTTTCCAGCAGTGGTATCAGCGGGACGTGGCGAGCTGGATACGCCGTGACCGCAATCATCCGAGCGTGATCATGTGGTGCGTGGGAAATGAAATCCACGACACGCACGCTGGAGAAAAGGGCAGGCTGTGGATGGAAAGGCTGATGGCGGAGGTGGAAAAGCATGACGCAAAGCACAACGCGCCGCCGACGCTTGCCTCAAACTACATGCCGTGGGAAAATACGCAGAAGTGCGCCGATGTGATAAAGCTGATCGGCTACAATTACGGCGAAAAATATTACGACAGCCATCATGCGCAGCATCCGGACTGGATTATTTACGGAAGCGAGACCTCCTCGGTGGTGCAGAGCCGCGGGATTTATCATTTCCCGTATAAGCAGTCTGTGCTTGCCGATGACGATGAGCAGTGCTCGGCGCTGGGAAATTCCACGACGAGCTGGGGCGCAAAATCGGCGGAGGCATGCGTGATCGCGGAGCGCGACCGCCCGTATTCCTGCGGACAGTTTTTGTGGAGCGGCTTTGACTATATCGGCGAGCCGACGCCGTATCACACACGGAATTCGTATTTCGGGCAGATAGACACGGCGGGCTTCCCGAAGGACCCCTATTACCTCTACCAGGCGGAGTGGAATGACCTCCGGAAGAAAACGGTGCTGCATCTGTTTCCGTACTGGGATTTCAACGAGGGGCAGCTTGTGGATGTGCGGGCGTACACAAACGCTCCGGAGGTGGAGCTGTTTCTGAACGGAAAAAGCTGCGGCGTCTGCCGGATTGACCATGCGCACGGCACGACGCTCTCCGGCAACTGGCAGGTTCCTTATGAAAAAGGGGAAATCCGGGCAATCGCCCGCGATGAAAACGGAAATGTTCTGGCGGAAGATGCGCGCCATTCCTTCGGGGAGGCGGCGCACATCATGCTGACGCCGGAGCAAGAGACGCTGCGGGCGGACGGGCACGACCTTTTGTTTCTGCAGATTTCCATGACGGACGCGGACGGTTATCCGGTGGAAAACGCCAACAACCGCGTGCAGGTGACGGTGACGGGTGCCGGGGCGCTGGCAGGCTGCGATAACGGCGACAGCACGGAGACGGACGGCTATAAGACGGGCAGCAGAAGACTGTTTGGCGGAAAGCTGCTGGCGGTGATAAAGGCAGGGACACAGGCGGGAGAGCTGTGTGTGACGGTATCCTCGCCGGGACTGCCGGAGGCGCATCTGACGCTTCAGGTAAGGGAGAGCGCGGCGGTGCGCGGAAGTTCTCCGGAGGCTTATCTTGCAGAGATGCCGGTGCGCAAAGCGGCGGAAAATTCCCTGCCCGCGGATGCAGACGCGACATCATTCCGGAATGCTCTGCCCGCGGATGCAGGCGCGACGCCGTCGGAAGTCCCGTCCGCGGGCGAGGCGGCCGCAAAAATGACGGGAGAAAGAGACGGCTCGGAAGAGCAGAAAAATACGGAAATCCCCGTGCGCAATATCCGCCTGATGAGCAGCGCGGGAAACCACCTCTCCGAGGAAGTACCGGAGACGACGGTGACGGCGCAGCTCTGCCCGGATAATGCGGACGATAAGGAGGTCATCTGGCGAATCGTGGATGACGCGGGCATTCCGTCTCCGCTCGCAGAGCTGCAGGCGGACGGGCGGACGGCGCATGTGCGGGCGAAGAGCGACGGCTGCTTCCGGCTGCGCTGCATGTCGCGCTGCGGCACGGAAAAGGTGCGCATCATTTCGCAGATGGAATTTACCGTTACCGGGCTGGGAAAGGCATTTCTGGACCCGTATTCCTTCGTCAGCGGCGGTCTTTACAACTACAGCCGGGGCGATGTCGGCAACGGCAACGAGCATGGCGTCGCCACGGCGCGCGACGGCGAGACGCAGGTGGGCTTCCGGGAGCTGGATTTTGGTCCGGACGGTTCCGATGAAATCTGTCTGCCCATCTTTGCGCTGACGGACGAGCCCTACGAAATTAAAATTTACGAGGGAATGCCGGGCGAGCCGGGAGCGGAGCTGATTGCCGACGTCATTTACCAGAAACCGTCCATCTGGAACACCTACCAGGAGGAAACCTACCGTCTGAACAAATGGCTGCGCGGAATCACCGGCATCTGCTTTGTGCTTCAGAAAAAGATTCACCTGAAGGGCTTTTCATTCGTGAAGAAAAACCGCGCCTTTGAAAAGCTGGCGGCAGTGCAGTGCGACGCCATTTACGGCGACAGCTTCCGGATCGCGGACGGCGTTGTGCGGGAAATCGGCAACAACGTGACGCTGGAATTTGGCGGGCTGGATTTCGGGCAGGAGGGAGCCGCGCGGATTACCATCTGCGGAAGCACCCCGCACGAGAAAAACACCATCGTTCTGCGCTTTGCTTCCGAAGCGGGAGAGGAAACGCGGATGCTGGAATTTATGCGCGGGGAGCCGGTGCAGACCTTCTCCTTTGAACGGATCTGCGGACGGCAGACGGTACGATTTGTATTCCTTCCCGGAAGCTGCTTTGATTTTGACTGGATACAATTTGAACGCGAGTCGTGA
- a CDS encoding sialate O-acetylesterase, with protein sequence MENNMRLPKIFGEGCVLQQGENTRIWGWGAPGEMVTIRLKSRDEEEPRQTEKMEKVQEPDRIQEPGENGNSWSDTAICVQERCEKDGRFETCFPHLAAGGPYVLEAAGENGQVCRVQNVYVGEVFVCAGQSNMELPMCRVRVRFPEEFAAGGASSGSDKKSAAGGALPENDSEGSADFARRPSANDFVLHIYKVTEHYDFDAPLDDHVQASWQAAVRENLEELSAFSYFFGKEIALFRGVPVGILNLSLGGTPAEAWTSREGLRDKPEYLRITEQFRDKNFCKNLLAKKERQEQNWYDTLRRQEELSEGQDGASSAEGQTEPLPGRDAALPAGGRTGLPEGQSAFLPERQPDKQWHQITLPCEFKDTELGHFCGSLLLRKKFRISEQQAGRAGVLRFGTLVDSDEMFLNGVKIGETGYQYPPRRYPVPEGLLREGENTLEIRLICRYGNGRVTPGKALDIIWEDVCSDDWMPGQKEAGAMPGRTDAGTASQADASGRKAQPEDGRKLRQTTSEAEPGAAEGADLADSAPVALGGTWEYRILAACGPAPEQVFLNRTPTGLFNGMVAPCQPYTVSAVVWYQGESNDSHPGDYAQLLAGLIQDWRRGFRREDLPFVVVQLPNCGVDIAPGDAWPLIREAQLSAERLPYVAVTVNLDIGEDNDLHPLNKKAAAQRAALAVRSLVYQEPVHWQGPRLEAVSVWGSSLRLTFRTDGGQGTAGQTKSAAEILPITGKKAENASVPAGGRIALRECGACGQENPRLFELAGEDGIYYPAQAKISGNTVCLQSGQVKKPCAVRYAWDCAPGKRLLYDENGLCAAPFCIKLRIK encoded by the coding sequence ATGGAAAATAATATGAGACTTCCGAAAATTTTCGGGGAGGGCTGCGTACTGCAGCAGGGAGAAAATACCAGAATATGGGGCTGGGGCGCGCCGGGAGAAATGGTGACGATCCGGCTGAAGAGCCGGGACGAAGAAGAACCCCGGCAGACAGAGAAGATGGAGAAGGTACAGGAGCCAGACCGGATACAGGAACCGGGAGAAAACGGGAATTCATGGAGCGATACAGCAATCTGCGTGCAGGAGCGCTGCGAAAAGGACGGGCGTTTTGAAACCTGTTTCCCACATCTTGCGGCGGGCGGTCCGTATGTTCTGGAGGCTGCCGGAGAAAACGGGCAGGTATGCAGAGTGCAGAATGTGTATGTTGGAGAGGTGTTTGTCTGCGCCGGGCAGTCAAATATGGAGCTGCCAATGTGCCGGGTGCGTGTGCGCTTCCCGGAGGAATTTGCGGCGGGCGGTGCATCGTCGGGAAGTGATAAAAAATCTGCGGCGGGCGGTGCATTGCCGGAAAACGACAGCGAAGGCAGCGCGGATTTTGCGCGGCGCCCGTCTGCGAACGATTTTGTGCTTCATATTTATAAGGTGACGGAGCACTATGATTTTGACGCGCCGCTTGATGACCATGTGCAGGCTTCCTGGCAGGCGGCTGTGCGGGAAAATCTGGAAGAGCTGTCCGCTTTTTCCTATTTCTTTGGAAAAGAAATTGCGCTTTTCCGGGGCGTGCCGGTCGGTATTTTGAATCTGAGCCTTGGCGGGACGCCGGCGGAAGCATGGACAAGCCGGGAAGGACTGCGGGATAAGCCGGAATACCTGAGAATAACGGAGCAGTTCCGGGATAAAAATTTCTGTAAAAATCTGCTTGCAAAAAAAGAGCGGCAGGAGCAGAATTGGTATGATACGCTGCGCAGGCAGGAAGAACTCTCAGAGGGACAGGACGGGGCTTCGTCAGCGGAAGGACAGACAGAGCCTTTGCCGGGACGGGATGCGGCTTTACCGGCGGGAGGACGGACCGGGCTCCCGGAAGGGCAGTCTGCGTTTCTGCCGGAGCGTCAGCCGGATAAACAGTGGCATCAGATCACGCTTCCCTGTGAGTTTAAGGATACGGAACTGGGACATTTTTGCGGAAGTCTTCTGCTCAGAAAGAAATTCAGGATATCGGAGCAGCAGGCGGGCAGAGCGGGCGTGCTTCGCTTCGGCACGCTGGTGGACAGCGATGAGATGTTTCTGAACGGCGTGAAAATCGGAGAGACAGGCTATCAGTATCCGCCCAGACGCTATCCGGTGCCGGAGGGACTTTTGCGCGAGGGAGAAAATACGCTGGAAATCCGCCTCATCTGCCGTTATGGAAATGGAAGGGTGACGCCGGGTAAGGCGCTGGATATTATCTGGGAGGATGTGTGCAGCGATGACTGGATGCCGGGGCAGAAGGAAGCCGGAGCGATGCCGGGACGGACGGATGCCGGAACAGCATCGCAGGCGGATGCCTCCGGAAGGAAAGCGCAGCCGGAAGACGGAAGAAAGCTGCGGCAGACAACATCGGAAGCAGAGCCGGGTGCGGCGGAAGGCGCAGACCTGGCGGACAGCGCGCCGGTTGCGCTTGGCGGCACATGGGAGTACCGCATTCTTGCGGCATGCGGACCGGCGCCGGAGCAGGTATTTTTAAACCGCACGCCGACAGGTCTGTTTAACGGCATGGTGGCTCCCTGCCAGCCTTATACGGTGAGCGCCGTCGTCTGGTATCAGGGAGAATCGAATGACAGCCATCCGGGGGATTATGCGCAGCTCCTTGCCGGGCTGATACAGGACTGGAGGCGCGGCTTCCGGCGGGAGGACCTGCCCTTTGTGGTGGTGCAGCTCCCCAACTGCGGTGTGGACATTGCGCCGGGCGACGCCTGGCCGCTTATCCGTGAGGCGCAGCTTTCGGCGGAGCGTCTGCCATATGTGGCAGTAACCGTTAATCTGGATATCGGTGAGGACAACGACCTGCATCCGCTGAACAAGAAGGCGGCGGCACAGCGGGCGGCGCTGGCGGTCCGCAGCCTGGTCTATCAGGAGCCGGTGCACTGGCAGGGACCGCGTCTGGAGGCAGTGAGCGTGTGGGGAAGCAGCCTGCGCCTTACCTTCCGGACGGACGGCGGACAGGGAACCGCCGGGCAGACCAAAAGTGCGGCAGAAATTCTGCCCATAACCGGAAAGAAAGCGGAAAATGCGTCTGTACCGGCAGGCGGTCGCATCGCTCTCAGAGAGTGTGGTGCATGCGGGCAGGAAAATCCGCGGCTGTTTGAGCTTGCCGGGGAAGATGGCATTTATTATCCGGCGCAGGCAAAGATTTCCGGAAACACAGTGTGCCTGCAAAGCGGGCAGGTGAAAAAACCGTGCGCGGTGCGCTACGCATGGGACTGTGCGCCGGGAAAAAGACTTTTGTATGACGAAAACGGGCTCTGCGCAGCGCCGTTTTGCATAAAGCTTCGTATAAAATGA
- a CDS encoding glycoside hydrolase family 43 protein — translation MKQATFENPILSGFYPDPSICRVGDDYYMVTSSFVYFPGIPVFHSRDLIHWEQIGHGISSPDQLDYKNCETSLGLWAPTIRYHEGTYYIINTFVSEGREARRDNYIITAENPAGPWSRAHFIEGADGIDSSIFFDADGRMWYAGNYICPEALYEGHHGIYLCELDTETFQFKGERKTIWNGITSRSKWIEAPHIYFENGWYYLMVAEGGTFTNHSVMMARSRSIDGEYEICPRNPIITHRHLSLEHEISVVGHADIVQTQRGEWWMVLLGVRPYKDAHFNLGRETFLLPVIWDADGWLRADNENGLVNRTERRPDLPVFLPKPEFFSDNFESPQLSMRWNTIHPAAEPFYSLTERPGCLRLHLLPEVLSEICTPAFVGRRQQHKAFRMQTAIDFLPQTPAEKAGLAAVQDDRYHYRFTITLENGARVLKLVSCKNHADTVLAKCDLPADGRLYLTITATEEGYHFYYGSDDQTFLPLYEDADPTLLSSLVNEGFTGTYLGMYASSNGQPSSNYADFDWVLYESSRA, via the coding sequence ATGAAACAAGCTACATTTGAAAACCCGATTCTCAGCGGATTCTATCCCGACCCGTCCATCTGCCGCGTGGGAGACGATTATTATATGGTAACTTCTTCCTTCGTCTATTTTCCCGGCATTCCGGTATTCCACAGCCGCGATTTGATTCACTGGGAACAGATTGGACACGGCATTTCCTCCCCGGACCAGCTCGATTACAAAAACTGCGAAACCTCGCTCGGTCTCTGGGCGCCGACCATCCGCTATCATGAGGGTACTTATTATATCATCAACACCTTCGTTTCCGAAGGGCGGGAAGCGCGCCGCGACAACTACATTATCACCGCAGAAAATCCCGCCGGTCCCTGGAGCAGGGCACATTTCATCGAAGGTGCGGACGGCATTGATTCCAGCATTTTCTTCGACGCCGACGGACGCATGTGGTACGCCGGCAACTATATCTGCCCGGAAGCCCTCTATGAGGGACATCACGGCATCTATCTGTGCGAGCTTGATACGGAAACCTTTCAATTTAAAGGTGAGCGCAAAACCATCTGGAACGGCATCACCTCCCGCAGCAAATGGATTGAAGCGCCGCACATCTACTTTGAAAACGGCTGGTATTACCTGATGGTCGCCGAGGGCGGCACCTTCACCAATCACTCTGTCATGATGGCGAGAAGCCGCAGCATCGACGGGGAATACGAAATCTGCCCCCGCAATCCCATTATAACACACCGGCACCTCTCTCTGGAACATGAGATTTCCGTTGTCGGTCACGCCGACATCGTGCAGACGCAGCGCGGCGAATGGTGGATGGTGCTGCTGGGCGTGCGCCCGTACAAAGACGCCCATTTCAATCTCGGCCGCGAAACCTTCCTCCTTCCCGTCATCTGGGATGCGGACGGCTGGCTGCGCGCCGACAACGAAAACGGTCTGGTAAACCGCACGGAACGGCGCCCGGATCTGCCGGTATTTCTGCCGAAGCCGGAATTTTTCAGCGACAACTTTGAATCGCCGCAGCTTTCCATGCGCTGGAACACCATCCACCCCGCTGCAGAGCCGTTTTATTCTCTGACGGAGCGTCCCGGCTGCCTGCGCCTGCATTTGCTGCCGGAGGTATTAAGCGAAATCTGCACGCCCGCCTTTGTCGGACGCCGTCAGCAGCACAAAGCTTTCCGTATGCAGACAGCCATTGATTTTCTGCCGCAGACTCCCGCGGAGAAAGCCGGGCTCGCCGCCGTCCAGGACGACCGTTATCACTACCGCTTCACCATCACGCTGGAAAACGGCGCGCGCGTTCTGAAGCTGGTATCCTGCAAAAACCATGCGGACACGGTTCTTGCAAAATGTGACCTTCCGGCGGACGGACGCCTCTACCTTACCATCACCGCCACAGAGGAAGGCTACCATTTTTATTATGGCTCTGACGACCAGACCTTCCTGCCGCTGTACGAAGACGCCGACCCGACGCTGCTCAGCTCGCTCGTAAATGAGGGCTTTACCGGCACCTATCTCGGTATGTACGCCTCCTCCAACGGGCAGCCCTCCAGCAATTACGCCGACTTTGACTGGGTACTCTACGAAAGCAGCCGCGCCTGA
- a CDS encoding AraC family transcriptional regulator, translating into MIEILNGMTETINYRNSMDFRLFHNVDYEDYPTHWHVGIEILMPVTEIYGVIVDQKKYVLQEGDILIVNSGVPHALEAPPTGERIILQFDPALLYSLKEMETLLLLFPPVFYITPENEPDLYPLVKAKMEEIIREYDGQQAFAGALVYASLIELFAGVGRITRERNIEGTALHDMRRSKQDRQWEYQEVALKACNYINQHYQEKLTLEETAKMVGFSKYHFTRVFKKYMNMTFYEYLNKKRVKCAEGLLYSTEMSITDVAMNSGFSSMSSFDRTFKALNKCSPSEFRGAILDRIREKGTSSYM; encoded by the coding sequence ATGATTGAAATACTGAACGGCATGACGGAAACCATTAATTACCGGAATTCGATGGATTTCCGGCTGTTTCACAATGTGGATTACGAGGATTATCCGACGCACTGGCATGTGGGAATCGAGATTCTGATGCCGGTGACAGAGATTTACGGAGTAATTGTGGATCAAAAGAAGTATGTCCTGCAGGAGGGAGATATTCTGATTGTGAATTCGGGCGTGCCGCACGCGCTGGAAGCGCCGCCTACCGGAGAGCGGATTATTCTGCAGTTTGACCCGGCGCTTTTGTATTCTCTGAAGGAAATGGAGACGCTATTGCTTTTGTTTCCGCCGGTTTTCTATATCACGCCGGAAAATGAGCCGGATTTATATCCGCTTGTCAAAGCGAAAATGGAGGAAATCATCCGCGAATATGACGGGCAGCAGGCGTTTGCCGGAGCGCTGGTTTACGCCTCTCTGATTGAGCTGTTTGCCGGCGTGGGACGCATAACGCGGGAGCGGAACATAGAGGGGACTGCACTTCATGATATGCGGCGCAGCAAGCAGGACCGGCAGTGGGAATACCAGGAGGTGGCTCTGAAGGCGTGCAATTACATTAACCAGCATTACCAGGAAAAGCTTACGCTGGAGGAAACGGCGAAGATGGTCGGCTTTTCCAAATATCACTTTACACGGGTCTTTAAGAAATATATGAATATGACATTTTACGAATATCTGAATAAGAAGAGAGTGAAATGTGCGGAAGGACTGCTTTATTCCACGGAAATGAGCATCACCGATGTGGCGATGAATTCCGGCTTTTCGTCCATGAGCTCTTTCGACCGGACCTTTAAGGCGCTCAACAAATGCTCGCCGAGCGAGTTCCGTGGCGCGATTCTGGACAGAATCAGAGAAAAGGGCACAAGCTCGTATATGTAA
- a CDS encoding helix-turn-helix transcriptional regulator: protein MIENLVGLHETVNYRKDMQIRLHNNDVCENYPPHWHTPFELIMPTESGYSVHCGEKEYVLDEGDIIIICPGVIHELFSPPKGVRIIFLVSLAQIDLQELDLVISMISPAILISPEKFPQIHAQIHRLMLEIRDEYFRNLPYTESSIYAKFLEILVLVGRCYAEIAQHNFEAKNNKQQEYMEKFLFICNYINEHYAEPLSLEEVASLAGFSKYHFTRLFKQYADTTFYKYLNQKRIAHAKHLLVDKNLSVLDISLQCGFSNLSSFLRMFRKLTGFTPTELRKMYDGDF from the coding sequence ATGATTGAAAACCTGGTCGGTCTCCACGAGACGGTAAATTACCGCAAAGATATGCAGATACGTCTGCATAATAACGATGTGTGTGAAAATTACCCGCCGCACTGGCATACGCCCTTTGAGCTGATTATGCCGACGGAAAGCGGTTATTCCGTGCACTGCGGCGAAAAAGAATATGTGCTGGATGAGGGCGATATTATCATTATCTGTCCCGGCGTCATCCACGAGCTGTTCTCCCCGCCCAAAGGCGTGCGGATTATTTTTCTGGTCAGCCTCGCCCAGATTGACCTGCAGGAGCTGGACCTCGTCATTTCCATGATCAGTCCCGCCATTTTAATCAGCCCGGAAAAATTTCCGCAGATTCACGCGCAGATTCACCGCCTTATGCTGGAAATCCGCGACGAGTATTTCCGCAACCTTCCCTATACGGAATCCTCGATTTACGCCAAATTTCTGGAAATCCTCGTGCTGGTCGGGCGCTGCTACGCCGAAATCGCGCAGCATAATTTTGAAGCGAAAAACAATAAACAACAGGAATACATGGAAAAATTTCTTTTTATCTGCAACTACATCAACGAGCATTATGCAGAGCCGCTCTCTCTTGAGGAGGTCGCCTCCCTCGCGGGCTTTTCCAAGTATCATTTTACGCGGCTTTTCAAGCAGTACGCCGATACTACCTTCTATAAATATTTAAACCAGAAGCGCATTGCCCACGCAAAGCATCTTCTGGTCGATAAAAATCTTTCGGTGCTGGATATTTCCCTGCAGTGCGGCTTCTCCAACCTCTCGTCCTTTCTCCGCATGTTCCGGAAGCTCACCGGCTTCACTCCCACCGAGCTGCGCAAAATGTATGATGGCGACTTCTGA
- the spoIIID gene encoding sporulation transcriptional regulator SpoIIID, protein MKEYIEERAMEIAHYIIDTNATVRQAAKKFGVSKSTVHKDVVERLPQFNLALAQSARKVLDVNKSERHIRGGLATREKYLHIEQRR, encoded by the coding sequence TTGAAGGAATATATTGAAGAGCGCGCGATGGAAATTGCGCACTATATTATTGATACCAACGCTACCGTGCGGCAGGCGGCGAAGAAATTCGGGGTATCAAAATCAACGGTACATAAAGACGTCGTAGAACGTCTTCCGCAGTTTAACCTTGCGCTTGCGCAGAGCGCCCGGAAGGTACTGGACGTCAACAAATCGGAGCGCCACATTCGTGGTGGACTGGCTACAAGAGAAAAATATCTTCATATTGAGCAGAGGCGGTAA
- a CDS encoding radical SAM protein, translated as MTDQYCAHNQLINDFIDENFEGIRAPFTAGFELTCKCNLNCVHCYAKPGRGHEDMTTNEFKNIFDTLVERGLLDCYFTGGEIFARSDFEELYIHAKRRGVLISLLSNITLLSQKHIDLFKEYPVEVISTSMYGYNEELYEKVTGVRGSFKKFMNALELLQKNDIKYELKFVAMEQNIDDLYKVREFGNKLGVPMVVILDVHPMSDGSMEPVALRLTPEQAFEFDVKDEGRNRFWKGVAKELLTGEIQMRPQRTMERFNEGYLYPCSIANQHVFITSDLKMQGCVRASYRKFDLRKGSFDEGWEYLQNEFINKKSSAGYKCNKCENIRFCEHCVANFKLAYDDEEHVDPFFCRVAELRREFVEKEIKNLLDREK; from the coding sequence ATGACGGACCAATATTGTGCACATAATCAGTTAATAAATGATTTTATAGATGAAAATTTTGAAGGTATTAGGGCCCCATTTACGGCAGGTTTTGAACTGACATGTAAATGTAATTTGAATTGTGTTCATTGTTATGCCAAACCTGGACGGGGACATGAGGATATGACTACAAATGAATTTAAAAATATTTTTGATACTTTGGTGGAGCGAGGGCTTCTGGATTGCTATTTTACAGGAGGGGAAATATTTGCTCGGTCAGATTTCGAAGAATTGTATATTCATGCGAAAAGAAGAGGAGTGTTAATATCTCTATTATCCAATATCACTCTGTTGTCCCAGAAACATATTGATTTATTTAAAGAATATCCGGTAGAAGTGATTAGTACGTCCATGTATGGATACAACGAAGAACTTTATGAGAAAGTGACCGGAGTAAGAGGTAGTTTCAAAAAATTTATGAATGCTTTGGAACTATTACAGAAAAATGATATTAAATATGAACTGAAATTTGTTGCAATGGAACAAAATATTGATGATTTGTATAAAGTAAGGGAGTTTGGAAATAAACTTGGGGTTCCGATGGTTGTAATATTGGATGTACACCCGATGAGTGATGGCTCTATGGAACCGGTTGCATTACGATTAACGCCAGAGCAAGCCTTTGAATTTGATGTAAAGGATGAAGGAAGAAATCGGTTTTGGAAAGGTGTTGCTAAAGAACTTTTGACAGGAGAAATTCAAATGCGTCCGCAGCGTACAATGGAACGGTTTAATGAGGGATACCTTTATCCATGCTCTATTGCTAATCAGCATGTATTTATTACTTCTGATTTAAAAATGCAGGGGTGTGTTCGTGCTTCCTACAGGAAATTTGATTTGCGTAAGGGAAGTTTTGATGAAGGCTGGGAATATCTCCAAAATGAATTTATAAATAAGAAATCATCTGCTGGATACAAGTGCAATAAATGTGAAAATATCCGGTTTTGTGAGCATTGTGTTGCTAATTTTAAATTAGCTTATGATGACGAAGAACATGTAGATCCGTTCTTCTGCAGGGTAGCAGAATTAAGAAGAGAGTTTGTGGAGAAGGAAATTAAGAATCTGCTAGATAGAGAAAAATAG